The proteins below are encoded in one region of Aquisphaera giovannonii:
- a CDS encoding efflux RND transporter permease subunit, which yields MNPIVFAMRRPLTVMVAVVAVVLLSGLALLRTPIDIFPNLNLPVIYVAQPYGGMDPAQMEGLLTNYYEYHFLYIGGIHHVESRNIQGMALMKLFFHPGTNMAQAMAETIGYVTRSRAFMPPGTVSPFITRFDAGSVPVGYLVLSSETKGVGEIQDQALFKVRPMFASLPGVSAPPPFGGSQRTVVVRVDPDRLRSYRMSPDEVMKALAAGNAISPSGNVRIGDEMPIVPVNSLARQVDDLKTIPIRPGASPTVYLRDVATVQDASDITTGYALVNGRRAVYILVTKRADASTLSVVNNVRAALPSMQAVLPDDIKVSFEFDQSPTVTNALKSLAVEGALGAALTGLMVLVFLRDLRSVIVVVLNIPFAVCGAVVALWLTGQTVNLMTLGGLALAIGILVDEATVEVENIHSKMDHSENIARAVRQGNLDTAVPRLLAMLCILAVFIPSFFMQGSAQALFVPLSLAVGFAMVSSYLLSSTFVPVLSVWLLEHRPGGTGRGTGESAFDRAREAYGRRLGTVVRLRWLVVPAYLALAVLITYGVGRRLGLEIFPRVDAGRFQLRLKAPAGTRIEKTEQVARAALDAVRDEAGEHGVEISVGYVGLIPSSYPINAIYQWTAGPEEALLRVALHERAGLDVEALKRRLREKLSVAYPDVHFSFEPADIVSDVMSFGSPTPVEVAVSGPSYPDVLAHAAKIRDELAKVPTLRDLQYAQTLSYPTVSVEIDRERAGLSGVSAEEVARSLVTATSSSRFVAPLYWPDPKTGIGYQVQVEIPVALMDSVKQVETIPVQRPGGPSLLLRDVADVRRGTMAGEYDRYNMKRIVSLTANVAGEDLGRVSGRVAEALSRAGTPPKGVTVDVRGQLAPMREMLTGLSIGLAASVVVILLLLTANFQSLRLAIVAVSTAPAVVCGVVLALWLTRTTINIESFMGAIMAIGVAVANAILLVTFAERNRLEGTADAARAAVLGAMGRLRPILMTSCAMTAGMVPLALGWGEGGEQTAPLGRAVIGGLVAATAATLLVLPSVFALAQGKAPRRSASVDPDDPESRYYDHAFNGSVPPPNNGDLREAAAIGAAAGGPDAGLGDGMNRS from the coding sequence ATGAATCCGATCGTCTTCGCCATGAGGCGGCCGCTGACCGTGATGGTGGCCGTCGTGGCCGTCGTCCTGCTGAGCGGCCTCGCGCTCCTGAGGACGCCGATCGACATCTTCCCGAACCTGAACTTGCCGGTCATCTACGTCGCGCAGCCGTACGGCGGCATGGACCCCGCGCAGATGGAAGGGCTGCTCACGAACTATTACGAGTACCACTTCCTCTACATCGGCGGGATCCACCACGTGGAGTCGAGGAATATCCAGGGCATGGCCCTGATGAAGCTCTTCTTCCACCCCGGGACCAACATGGCCCAGGCGATGGCCGAGACGATCGGCTACGTCACCCGGTCGCGGGCCTTCATGCCTCCGGGGACGGTCTCCCCGTTCATCACCCGGTTCGACGCCGGCAGCGTCCCGGTCGGCTACCTCGTGCTCTCGAGCGAGACGAAGGGCGTCGGCGAGATCCAGGACCAGGCCCTCTTCAAGGTCCGTCCGATGTTCGCGAGCCTCCCCGGCGTGTCCGCGCCGCCGCCGTTCGGCGGCAGCCAGCGGACGGTCGTCGTCCGGGTGGACCCGGACCGCCTCCGGTCGTACCGGATGTCGCCGGACGAGGTGATGAAGGCCCTGGCCGCCGGCAACGCCATCAGCCCGTCGGGCAACGTCCGCATCGGCGACGAGATGCCGATCGTCCCGGTGAATTCGCTGGCCCGGCAGGTGGACGACCTGAAGACGATCCCGATCCGCCCCGGGGCCAGCCCGACGGTCTACCTCCGCGACGTGGCGACGGTCCAGGACGCCTCCGACATCACCACGGGATACGCCCTCGTCAACGGACGCAGGGCCGTCTACATCCTCGTCACCAAGCGGGCCGACGCCTCGACGCTCTCGGTCGTCAACAACGTCCGCGCCGCCCTGCCCTCGATGCAGGCCGTCCTCCCCGACGACATCAAGGTCAGCTTCGAGTTCGACCAGTCGCCCACCGTCACGAACGCGCTCAAGAGCCTGGCCGTGGAAGGGGCACTCGGCGCCGCGCTGACGGGGCTGATGGTCCTGGTCTTCCTGCGCGACCTGCGGAGCGTGATCGTCGTCGTCCTGAACATCCCCTTCGCGGTGTGCGGGGCGGTCGTGGCCCTCTGGCTGACCGGCCAGACGGTGAACCTCATGACGCTCGGCGGGCTCGCGCTGGCGATCGGGATCCTCGTGGACGAGGCGACCGTGGAGGTGGAGAACATCCACTCGAAGATGGACCACTCCGAGAACATCGCCCGCGCCGTGCGGCAGGGGAACCTCGACACGGCCGTGCCGAGGCTCCTGGCGATGCTCTGCATCCTGGCGGTCTTCATCCCGTCGTTCTTCATGCAGGGCTCGGCGCAGGCCCTGTTCGTGCCGCTCTCGCTGGCCGTCGGCTTCGCCATGGTCTCCTCCTACCTGCTGTCGAGCACGTTCGTGCCGGTCCTCTCCGTCTGGCTCCTCGAGCATCGTCCCGGCGGCACCGGCCGCGGCACCGGCGAATCGGCGTTCGACCGCGCCCGCGAGGCCTACGGCCGCCGGCTCGGGACGGTCGTGCGGCTGCGATGGCTGGTGGTCCCGGCCTACCTGGCCCTCGCGGTGCTGATCACCTACGGCGTCGGCCGGCGGCTCGGGCTGGAGATCTTCCCGCGGGTCGACGCCGGGCGGTTCCAGCTCCGCCTCAAGGCGCCGGCCGGCACGCGGATCGAGAAGACGGAGCAGGTCGCCAGGGCGGCCCTGGACGCCGTCCGTGACGAGGCCGGCGAGCACGGCGTGGAGATCTCCGTCGGCTACGTCGGGCTGATCCCGTCGAGCTACCCGATCAACGCGATCTACCAATGGACCGCCGGCCCGGAGGAGGCCCTGCTGCGGGTCGCCCTCCACGAGCGGGCGGGGCTGGACGTCGAGGCGCTGAAGAGGCGGCTCCGCGAGAAACTCTCGGTTGCGTATCCCGACGTCCACTTCTCGTTCGAGCCGGCGGACATCGTGAGCGACGTGATGAGCTTCGGCTCGCCCACCCCCGTCGAGGTCGCCGTGAGCGGGCCCAGCTACCCGGACGTGCTGGCCCACGCGGCGAAGATCCGGGACGAGCTGGCCAAGGTCCCCACGCTCCGCGACCTCCAGTACGCGCAGACGCTGAGCTACCCCACGGTGAGCGTGGAGATCGACCGAGAGCGTGCGGGCCTGAGCGGCGTCTCCGCCGAGGAGGTGGCCCGGTCGCTCGTCACGGCCACGTCCTCCAGCCGGTTCGTCGCGCCCCTCTACTGGCCCGACCCGAAGACCGGCATCGGCTATCAGGTCCAGGTCGAGATCCCGGTCGCGCTCATGGACTCGGTGAAGCAGGTGGAGACGATCCCCGTCCAGCGGCCGGGAGGTCCGTCGCTGTTGCTCCGCGACGTGGCCGACGTGCGGCGTGGGACGATGGCGGGCGAGTACGACCGGTACAACATGAAGCGGATCGTCAGCCTCACGGCCAACGTCGCGGGCGAGGACCTGGGGCGGGTCTCCGGCCGCGTCGCCGAGGCCCTGTCGCGTGCCGGCACTCCGCCGAAGGGGGTGACCGTGGACGTCCGCGGGCAGCTCGCGCCGATGCGCGAGATGCTCACCGGCCTCTCGATCGGGCTCGCGGCCTCCGTGGTGGTGATCCTGCTTCTCCTCACCGCGAACTTCCAGTCCCTCAGGCTCGCTATCGTCGCCGTCTCCACCGCGCCGGCCGTGGTCTGCGGGGTGGTCCTGGCGCTGTGGCTCACGCGGACGACGATCAACATCGAGTCGTTCATGGGGGCCATCATGGCGATCGGCGTGGCCGTGGCGAACGCCATCCTCCTGGTCACGTTCGCCGAGCGGAATCGCCTCGAGGGCACGGCGGACGCGGCCCGCGCCGCGGTCCTCGGCGCGATGGGGCGGCTGCGGCCCATCCTGATGACGAGCTGCGCCATGACGGCCGGCATGGTGCCCCTGGCACTCGGCTGGGGCGAAGGCGGGGAGCAGACCGCCCCCCTGGGCCGGGCCGTCATCGGGGGCCTCGTCGCGGCGACCGCGGCGACGCTCCTCGTGCTTCCCTCCGTCTTCGCGCTCGCCCAGGGCAAGGCCCCGCGGCGATCCGCCTCGGTGGATCCGGACGACCCGGAGAGCCGCTACTACGATCATGCTTTCAACGGCTCCGTTCCTCCCCCGAACAACGGCGACCTGCGCGAGGCGGCCGCGATCGGCGCGGCGGCGGGCGGCCCGGATGCCGGGCTCGGCGACGGGATGAATCGCTCATGA
- a CDS encoding metallophosphoesterase family protein, with protein sequence MSDSSTPAPGGDGGGDGIDRRGFLECMAWAGTGLLWTIGGGLARSRAFGQEGTRAREAGFTFAQISDSHIGFGKEPYRKTVTATLRETVAKINALPRRPDFLIHTGDLTHLSTAQEFDAVDQILREAKVGRIFYVPGEHDVIPDSAEYLKRFGKETAGDGWYSFDHGGVHFVGLVNVAGSEKTLGTLGAEQLDWLARDLAGRRASTPIVVFAHVPLWSVYPEWGWGTEDGLRAIELLRRFGSVTVLNGHVHQTLQKVEGNMMFHTARSTAFPQPAPGSAPSPGPRKDVPAEKLRSLLGLTSVTYREERSPLAIVDSSLG encoded by the coding sequence ATGAGCGATTCCAGCACCCCCGCCCCCGGCGGCGACGGCGGCGGCGACGGCATCGATCGCCGCGGATTCCTCGAGTGCATGGCCTGGGCCGGCACCGGACTGCTCTGGACGATCGGCGGCGGATTGGCGAGGTCGCGGGCCTTCGGTCAGGAGGGCACTCGAGCCCGGGAGGCCGGCTTCACCTTCGCCCAGATCAGCGACAGCCACATCGGCTTCGGCAAGGAGCCGTACCGGAAGACCGTGACCGCGACCCTCCGCGAGACGGTCGCGAAGATCAACGCCCTGCCCCGGAGGCCGGACTTCCTCATCCACACCGGCGACCTGACTCACCTCTCCACGGCCCAGGAATTCGACGCGGTGGATCAGATCCTGCGCGAGGCCAAGGTCGGGCGGATCTTCTACGTCCCGGGCGAGCACGACGTGATCCCCGACTCGGCCGAATACCTGAAGCGGTTCGGCAAGGAGACCGCGGGCGACGGCTGGTACAGCTTTGATCACGGCGGGGTCCACTTCGTCGGGCTCGTGAACGTCGCGGGATCCGAGAAGACCCTCGGCACGCTCGGCGCGGAGCAGCTCGACTGGCTCGCCCGCGACCTGGCCGGCCGGCGGGCGAGCACGCCGATCGTCGTCTTCGCCCACGTGCCCCTCTGGTCGGTCTATCCGGAGTGGGGCTGGGGCACGGAAGATGGCCTGCGTGCCATCGAACTGCTCCGGCGATTCGGATCGGTCACGGTCCTCAACGGCCACGTCCACCAGACGCTCCAGAAGGTCGAGGGCAACATGATGTTCCACACGGCCCGATCGACGGCCTTCCCGCAGCCGGCGCCCGGCTCCGCGCCGTCGCCGGGGCCGAGGAAGGACGTGCCCGCGGAGAAGCTCCGCTCCCTGCTCGGGCTGACGAGCGTGACCTATCGGGAAGAGCGTTCCCCCCTCGCGATCGTGGACTCCTCGCTCGGCTGA
- a CDS encoding type 2 periplasmic-binding domain-containing protein, with protein MIEPIEKAGFQVKPPDGWKAVERSRWLAPGTPLAAWAGPDNSSLVVYQTLPAPSDTAEVLAEAMANRLMNLPELTLTAKRTETIAGQAASRVEAVAPGSGAAFAPSGIGKPVAASGETLIPTHRVVVGFPRSDGPVFLAWHAPESSSARLLQDVEATLKGLAIGPDRRRSSQGY; from the coding sequence GTGATCGAGCCGATCGAGAAGGCGGGATTCCAGGTCAAGCCGCCGGACGGCTGGAAGGCCGTGGAGCGGTCGCGATGGCTCGCGCCCGGGACGCCGCTGGCGGCCTGGGCCGGCCCGGATAATTCCTCGCTGGTCGTGTACCAGACCCTGCCCGCCCCGTCGGACACCGCGGAGGTGCTGGCCGAGGCGATGGCCAACCGGCTGATGAACCTCCCGGAGCTGACCCTGACCGCGAAGCGCACGGAGACCATCGCCGGCCAGGCCGCGTCGAGGGTGGAGGCGGTCGCCCCGGGGTCGGGCGCCGCGTTCGCGCCCAGCGGCATCGGCAAGCCCGTCGCGGCCTCCGGCGAAACCCTCATCCCCACGCACCGCGTCGTGGTCGGATTCCCACGCTCGGACGGCCCGGTCTTCCTCGCCTGGCATGCGCCGGAGAGCTCGAGCGCCCGGCTGTTGCAGGACGTGGAGGCCACGCTCAAGGGCCTGGCCATCGGCCCCGACCGCCGTCGATCGTCGCAGGGTTATTGA
- a CDS encoding sigma-70 family RNA polymerase sigma factor: MLGRRDDPAAASPADEELMARIAGGCRESVAELHRRHASLIEAIVRRSLGREAAEEIVQDVFVAAWRKAASFDPARGTFRTWILRIAHHRVLNELRRRGRRPRIARDADESHLGNAPEHRPGPEEAAWHAHRTAFVRDAVAALPPTQRQALALAFAGELTHEEVARSLGLPLGTAKSRIRSGMQALRVRLAPLVAAGLAVLVTLSVALVREATSRAAIRRQEAALRLVTSSDVVPLRLAPTPGSAAPPEAHGNYRGRRGAEIAVLTLSKLPPAPEGYAYCAWGLFDGRWHRLGTAVLDTEGHALLISEGPHLAAPPGALKVTLESSSGSASPTGPTAISWPAP; encoded by the coding sequence ATGCTCGGACGACGCGACGACCCGGCGGCCGCTTCCCCGGCCGATGAGGAGCTCATGGCCCGCATCGCGGGGGGCTGTCGCGAGTCCGTCGCCGAGCTGCATCGGCGCCACGCCTCGCTCATCGAGGCCATCGTCCGCCGTTCGCTCGGCCGCGAGGCGGCCGAGGAGATCGTCCAGGATGTCTTCGTCGCGGCGTGGAGGAAGGCCGCGTCGTTCGACCCCGCACGCGGCACGTTCCGGACGTGGATCCTCCGGATCGCGCACCACCGCGTCCTCAACGAGCTCCGGCGCCGAGGCAGACGCCCGCGGATCGCCAGGGACGCCGACGAGTCCCATCTCGGGAACGCGCCCGAGCACCGCCCCGGCCCGGAGGAAGCGGCCTGGCACGCCCATCGCACCGCCTTCGTCCGGGACGCGGTCGCCGCCCTGCCCCCCACGCAACGCCAGGCCCTGGCCCTCGCCTTCGCGGGCGAGCTGACTCATGAGGAGGTCGCCAGGTCGCTGGGCCTGCCGCTCGGGACCGCCAAGTCCCGGATCCGGTCCGGCATGCAGGCCCTTCGCGTCCGGCTGGCCCCGCTGGTGGCGGCGGGGCTCGCCGTGCTGGTGACGCTCTCGGTGGCGCTGGTACGCGAGGCGACGTCGAGGGCCGCGATCCGCCGGCAGGAGGCCGCCCTCCGCCTGGTGACCTCGAGCGACGTCGTCCCGCTCCGCCTCGCGCCCACGCCGGGCTCAGCGGCGCCCCCGGAGGCGCACGGCAATTACCGAGGCCGCCGGGGTGCCGAGATCGCGGTGCTGACCCTCTCCAAGCTGCCCCCCGCGCCCGAGGGTTACGCGTATTGCGCGTGGGGCCTGTTCGACGGCCGCTGGCATCGGCTCGGGACCGCAGTGCTCGACACCGAGGGGCATGCCCTGCTCATCAGCGAGGGGCCGCACCTCGCGGCGCCGCCGGGCGCCCTGAAAGTCACGCTCGAGTCCTCGAGCGGATCGGCTTCACCGACGGGGCCGACGGCCATCTCCTGGCCCGCCCCGTGA
- a CDS encoding TolC family protein — MKSNSIARIAILGLPLALGAADPPGTTPATPLPARASIAAVSGNLPNALPVAAPRPMTTAEATPALSGVGMPLIPEQVIRPIDLPCALRLAGANDLDIAIAREGVAQAMAELQQARVMWLPSLYLGPNWIRHDGQAQTVQGPVQSISKSSLFLGATAAAGSSVSGPVPAGGPAQVSGLTSILRFSDAIFEPLAARQVAAARRAAIDRATNDALLGVAEAYMDLQLAAGTLAIAREAAANAETLAKLTSSYARTGAGLDADYRRAVTERDRQRKNVEAAVGDLEAASAELVRRTRLDPRLVVAPVEPPESVLRMVPQGFSLDELITTGLRNRPELAEAQALVQATLVRLKQAKLRPYIPSLAFRYSGGGFGGGTNSFFGDFASRSDADVNLYWEIQNLGFADKAIARQRAAQSRTACLEKLKVQDRVAAEVVQAVKGRIAASRRMQEAARAVPEALESLDLNLTNIRRGAGLPGATRPIEVLQPIQALALARTDYLAAVLAYNRSEFRLTRAVGRPPGVQAAPVAAGPPPARVAAGPDPSVDVRERPR, encoded by the coding sequence ATGAAATCCAACTCCATCGCGAGGATCGCGATCCTGGGGTTGCCGCTCGCACTCGGCGCGGCCGACCCCCCGGGGACGACGCCGGCCACGCCGCTTCCCGCGAGGGCGTCGATCGCTGCGGTGTCCGGCAACCTGCCCAACGCGCTGCCCGTCGCGGCCCCGCGGCCCATGACGACGGCGGAGGCGACTCCGGCGCTCTCCGGCGTCGGGATGCCGCTCATCCCCGAGCAGGTCATCCGACCCATCGACCTGCCCTGCGCGCTGCGGCTGGCGGGCGCGAATGACCTGGACATCGCGATTGCCCGCGAGGGGGTGGCCCAGGCGATGGCCGAACTTCAGCAGGCCCGGGTGATGTGGCTGCCGAGCCTGTACCTCGGGCCCAACTGGATCCGCCACGACGGCCAGGCCCAGACCGTGCAGGGCCCGGTCCAGAGCATCAGCAAGAGCTCCCTCTTCCTGGGGGCGACCGCGGCGGCCGGCTCGAGCGTGAGCGGGCCGGTCCCGGCGGGCGGCCCGGCGCAGGTCTCCGGCCTGACCTCGATCCTCCGCTTCTCCGACGCCATCTTCGAGCCGCTCGCCGCCCGCCAGGTCGCGGCGGCGCGCAGGGCCGCGATCGACCGGGCGACGAATGACGCCCTGCTCGGCGTCGCCGAGGCGTACATGGACCTCCAGCTGGCCGCCGGCACCCTCGCCATCGCCCGCGAGGCCGCGGCGAATGCCGAGACGCTGGCGAAGCTGACCTCATCCTACGCACGCACGGGCGCCGGGCTCGATGCGGACTACCGCCGGGCGGTCACCGAACGCGACCGGCAGCGCAAGAATGTGGAGGCCGCCGTGGGCGACCTGGAGGCGGCCTCGGCGGAGCTGGTCCGCCGGACGCGCCTCGACCCTCGCCTCGTCGTGGCGCCGGTGGAGCCGCCGGAGTCGGTCCTGCGGATGGTCCCCCAGGGATTCTCCCTCGACGAGCTCATCACCACGGGTTTACGCAACCGGCCGGAGCTTGCCGAGGCCCAGGCGCTCGTCCAGGCCACGCTCGTCCGCCTCAAGCAGGCGAAGCTCCGGCCGTACATCCCCAGCCTGGCGTTCCGCTACTCGGGCGGCGGGTTCGGCGGCGGGACCAATAGCTTCTTCGGGGACTTCGCCAGCCGGAGCGACGCCGACGTGAACCTCTACTGGGAGATCCAGAACCTGGGCTTCGCGGACAAGGCCATCGCGCGGCAGCGGGCGGCCCAGAGCCGGACGGCCTGCCTGGAGAAGCTGAAGGTCCAGGACCGCGTCGCCGCCGAGGTCGTGCAGGCCGTGAAGGGCCGGATCGCCGCCTCCCGCCGCATGCAGGAGGCGGCCCGCGCGGTGCCGGAGGCGCTGGAGTCGCTGGACCTCAACCTGACGAACATCCGCCGCGGGGCGGGCCTGCCGGGGGCGACGCGCCCCATCGAGGTCCTCCAGCCGATCCAGGCCCTGGCCCTGGCCCGCACCGATTACCTGGCCGCCGTCCTCGCCTACAACCGGTCCGAGTTCCGCCTCACCCGGGCCGTCGGCCGGCCGCCCGGCGTCCAGGCCGCCCCCGTCGCGGCCGGCCCGCCCCCGGCCCGAGTGGCGGCCGGCCCGGATCCATCGGTCGATGTCCGCGAACGCCCACGGTGA
- a CDS encoding haloacid dehalogenase type II, producing MSIHRRVCIQRMAGGLAAGTLDGPAFGRRERGRIKAIAFDAFPVLDPRPVSALAESLFPGRGEALSAAWRIRQFEYQWLRLIGGKYEDFLKATDASLAFAARSLGLVLTGEKRRRLTGAFLELRAWPDAAGALKALREDGVRLAFLSNATPAILRAGVEKSGLAGVFEHVLSTDAIRSYKPDPRAYRMAQDAFRLPREEVLFAAFAGWDVAGAKWFGYPVFWVNRLGAPMEELGEEPDGAGRGLDDLVAFVRGRNS from the coding sequence ATGTCGATCCATCGTCGTGTATGCATCCAGCGGATGGCGGGCGGGCTGGCCGCCGGGACACTCGACGGCCCGGCCTTCGGCCGGAGGGAGCGTGGCCGGATCAAGGCCATCGCGTTCGACGCCTTCCCCGTGCTGGACCCGCGCCCGGTCTCCGCACTCGCGGAATCCCTTTTCCCCGGCCGAGGCGAGGCACTCTCGGCCGCCTGGCGGATCCGGCAGTTCGAGTACCAGTGGCTGCGGCTCATCGGGGGGAAGTACGAGGACTTCCTGAAGGCGACCGACGCCTCCCTTGCCTTCGCCGCCCGATCGCTGGGCCTCGTCCTGACGGGAGAGAAGCGGCGGCGGCTGACCGGGGCCTTCCTCGAGCTCCGGGCCTGGCCCGACGCGGCCGGTGCGTTGAAGGCGCTCCGGGAAGACGGAGTCCGCCTCGCCTTCCTGTCCAACGCAACGCCGGCAATCCTCCGCGCGGGCGTCGAGAAATCGGGGCTCGCCGGGGTCTTCGAGCACGTCCTCAGCACCGACGCGATCCGCTCCTACAAGCCCGATCCTAGGGCGTATCGGATGGCCCAGGATGCGTTCCGGCTGCCGCGGGAGGAGGTCCTCTTCGCGGCCTTCGCCGGGTGGGACGTGGCCGGGGCGAAGTGGTTCGGCTACCCGGTCTTCTGGGTCAACCGACTGGGGGCCCCGATGGAGGAGCTCGGGGAGGAGCCGGACGGCGCGGGGCGGGGGCTGGACGACCTGGTCGCGTTCGTCCGCGGCCGGAATTCCTGA
- a CDS encoding efflux RND transporter periplasmic adaptor subunit: MRLLAAIGPILLLGPGCGRPGGEPALSAATANTPAIARVVTVAPERRAMRRLSEQPGQIEAVEVTPIHAKVSGYVASVAVDIGDRLKKGQLMAEIRVPEIEADLKQKRALVQESEAEVKQAEAAVGVALAGVEAAEAKAMEMQAGVRRAESEVARWHAEFARVEQLAQERALTGTLLDETRSKLEAAEAGRDEVKAKVRSSVAAVAEAKALLEKARADARSAATHVEVARFEAERAQAMETYTRIVAPYDGVVTRRRTDTGQLTTPGSAAEPLFIVARTGIATISVGVPEADAPRVEVGDEAVIRLLALEDRKFQGKVTRTSWALEPSTRTLAAEIDIPDPEGVLRPGLYAYATIVVEEHKAALTVPATSVVKEGGKAYCVTVADRKAARREVKTGLNDGKRVEILSGLGEGDRVVEANAASLADGQPVEVAEPPAAASSRPKT, translated from the coding sequence ATGCGTCTCCTCGCCGCGATCGGCCCGATACTCCTCCTCGGCCCCGGCTGCGGCCGACCGGGCGGCGAGCCCGCGCTCTCCGCCGCGACGGCGAACACGCCGGCGATCGCCCGGGTGGTGACGGTCGCGCCCGAGCGGCGGGCGATGAGGCGCCTGTCGGAGCAGCCCGGGCAGATCGAGGCGGTGGAGGTCACGCCCATCCACGCGAAGGTCTCCGGGTACGTGGCCTCCGTCGCCGTGGACATCGGCGATCGCCTGAAGAAGGGCCAGCTCATGGCCGAGATCCGCGTCCCCGAGATCGAGGCCGACCTCAAGCAGAAGCGTGCCCTGGTGCAGGAGTCCGAGGCGGAGGTGAAGCAGGCGGAGGCGGCCGTCGGCGTGGCCCTCGCGGGCGTCGAGGCGGCCGAGGCGAAGGCGATGGAGATGCAGGCCGGCGTCCGTCGCGCGGAGTCCGAGGTCGCCCGCTGGCACGCGGAGTTCGCCCGCGTCGAGCAGCTCGCGCAGGAGCGAGCCCTCACGGGGACGCTCCTGGACGAGACGCGGAGCAAGCTCGAGGCGGCGGAGGCGGGCCGCGACGAGGTGAAGGCCAAGGTGCGCTCCTCGGTGGCGGCGGTCGCCGAGGCGAAAGCCCTGCTCGAGAAGGCCCGCGCCGACGCCCGCTCCGCGGCCACGCACGTCGAGGTCGCCCGATTCGAGGCCGAGCGCGCCCAGGCGATGGAGACCTACACGCGGATCGTGGCCCCCTATGACGGCGTGGTGACCCGCCGCCGGACCGACACCGGCCAGCTGACGACGCCGGGGTCGGCCGCCGAGCCGCTCTTCATCGTCGCCCGCACGGGCATCGCGACGATCTCCGTGGGGGTCCCCGAGGCGGACGCCCCGCGCGTCGAGGTCGGCGACGAGGCCGTCATCCGCCTCCTCGCCCTGGAGGACCGCAAGTTCCAGGGCAAGGTGACCCGGACGTCGTGGGCCCTCGAGCCGTCCACGCGGACGCTGGCCGCGGAGATCGACATCCCGGACCCCGAGGGCGTGCTGCGCCCTGGCCTCTACGCCTATGCGACGATCGTCGTCGAGGAGCACAAGGCGGCGCTCACCGTCCCGGCGACCTCCGTGGTGAAGGAGGGGGGCAAGGCCTACTGCGTCACGGTCGCGGACCGCAAGGCGGCGCGGAGGGAGGTGAAGACGGGCCTCAATGACGGCAAGCGCGTCGAGATCCTCTCCGGCCTCGGCGAGGGCGACCGGGTCGTCGAGGCCAACGCCGCGTCTCTCGCCGACGGCCAGCCCGTCGAGGTCGCGGAGCCCCCGGCGGCCGCCTCGTCGAGGCCGAAAACTTGA